A section of the Oncorhynchus keta strain PuntledgeMale-10-30-2019 chromosome 15, Oket_V2, whole genome shotgun sequence genome encodes:
- the LOC127907694 gene encoding uncharacterized protein LOC127907694 translates to MESRTPPYHGESYPTVPWRVVPHRTMESRTPPYHGESYPAVSWRVILHRTMESHTPPYHGESYPTVPWRVVPHRTMESRTPPYHGESYPTVSWRVIPHRTMESRTPPYHGESYPTVSWRVILHRTMESHTPPYHGESYPTVPWRVVPHRTMESRTPPYHGESYSTVPWRAVHSRTMESRTPPYHGESYSTVPWRAVHSRTMESRTPPYHGESYSTVPWRVILHRTMESRTQPYHGESYSTVPWRVIPHRTMESRTPPYHGESYPTVPWRVILHRTMESRTQPYHGEVSWRVVPHRTMESPSRTMESHTPPYHGESYSTVPWRVVPHRTMESHTPPYHGEPYTAVPWRVIPTVPWRVILHRTMESHTPPYHGEPYPAVPWRVILHRTMESHTPPYHGESYSTVPWRAVHSRTMESRTQPYHGESYSTVPWRVILHRTMESHTPPYHGEPYSSRTMESHTPPYHGESSTPPYHGEPYPAVPWRVILHRTMESRTQPYHGESYSTVPWRVVPHRTMESHTPPYHGESYSTVPWRVVPHRTMESHTPPYHGEPYPAVPWRVVPHRTMDSRTQPYHGESYSTVPWRVVPHRTMDSRTQPYHGESYSTVPWRAVPSRTMESRTPPYHGQPYPAVPWRVILHRTMESHTSPYHGESYSTAPWTAVPHRTMESRTWRHPTVPWRVVPHRTMESRTPPYHGESYSTVPWGVVPHRTMDSRTQPYHGESYSTVPWRVVPHRTMDSRTMESRTQPYHGESYSTVPWRVVPHRTMESHTLPYHGESYFTVLWRVIPHRTMESRTPPYHGESYSSVPWRVVPHRTMESRTPPYHGESPYHGESYPTVPWRVIPPSVPWRVILIRTMESHSSPYYGESYPTVPWRVVLHRTMESRSSPYHGESFSNIPYRCAARGP, encoded by the coding sequence ATGGAGAGTCGTACCCCACCGTACCATGGAGAGTCGTACCCCACCGTACCATGGAGAGTCGTACCCCACCGTACCATGGAGAGTCGTACCCCACCGTACCATGGAGAGTCGTACCCAGCCGTATCATGGAGAGTCATACTCCACCGTACCATGGAGAGTCATACCCCACCGTACCATGGAGAGTCATACCCCACCGTACCATGGAGAGTCGTACCCCACCGTACCATGGAGAGTCGTACCCCACCGTACCATGGAGAGTCATACCCCACCGTATCATGGAGAGTCATACCCCACCGTACCATGGAGAGTCGTACCCCACCGTACCATGGAGAGTCGTACCCCACCGTATCATGGAGAGTCATACTCCACCGTACCATGGAGAGTCATACTCCACCGTACCATGGAGAGTCGTACCCCACCGTACCATGGAGAGTCGTACCCCACCGTACCATGGAGAGTCGTACCCCACCGTACCATGGAGAGTCATACTCCACCGTACCATGGAGAGCCGTACACAGCCGTACCATGGAGAGTCGTACCCCACCGTACCATGGAGAGTCATACTCCACCGTACCATGGAGAGCCGTACACAGCCGTACCATGGAGAGTCGTACCCCACCGTACCATGGAGAGTCATACTCCACCGTACCATGGAGAGTCATACTCCACCGTACCATGGAGAGTCGTACCCAGCCGTACCATGGAGAGTCATACTCCACCGTACCATGGAGAGTCATACCCCACCGTACCATGGAGAGTCGTACCCCACCGTACCATGGAGAGTCGTACCCCACCGTACCATGGAGAGTCATACTCCACCGTACCATGGAGAGCCGTACACAGCCGTACCATGGAGAGGTATCATGGAGAGTCGTACCCCACCGTACCATGGAGAGTCCCAGCCGTACCATGGAGAGTCATACTCCACCGTACCATGGAGAGTCGTACTCCACCGTACCATGGAGAGTCGTACCCCACCGTACCATGGAGAGTCATACTCCACCGTACCATGGAGAGCCGTACACAGCCGTACCATGGAGAGTCATACCCACCGTACCATGGAGAGTCATACTCCACCGTACCATGGAGAGTCATACTCCACCGTACCATGGAGAGCCGTACCCAGCCGTACCATGGAGAGTCATACTCCACCGTACCATGGAGAGTCATACTCCACCGTACCATGGAGAGTCATACTCCACCGTACCATGGAGAGCCGTACACAGCCGTACCATGGAGAGTCGTACCCAGCCGTACCATGGAGAGTCATACTCCACCGTACCATGGAGAGTCATACTCCACCGTACCATGGAGAGTCATACTCCACCGTACCATGGAGAGCCATACTCCAGCCGTACCATGGAGAGTCATACTCCACCGTACCATGGAGAGTCGTCCACCCCACCGTACCATGGAGAGCCGTACCCAGCCGTACCATGGAGAGTCATACTCCACCGTACCATGGAGAGCCGTACCCAGCCGTACCATGGAGAGTCATACTCCACCGTACCATGGAGAGTCGTACCCCACCGTACCATGGAGAGTCATACTCCACCGTACCATGGAGAGTCATACTCCACCGTACCATGGAGAGTCGTACCCCACCGTACCATGGAGAGTCATACTCCACCGTACCATGGAGAGCCGTACCCAGCCGTACCATGGAGAGTCGTACCCCACCGTACCATGGACAGCCGTACCCAGCCGTACCATGGAGAGTCATACTCCACCGTACCATGGAGAGTCGTACCCCACCGCACCATGGACAGCCGTACCCAGCCGTACCATGGAGAGTCATACTCCACCGTACCATGGAGAGCCGTACCCAGCCGTACCATGGAGAGTCGTACCCCACCGTACCATGGACAGCCGTACCCAGCCGTACCATGGAGAGTCATACTCCACCGTACCATGGAGAGTCATACTTCACCGTACCATGGAGAGTCATACTCTACCGCACCATGGACAGCCGTACCCCACCGTACCATGGAGAGCCGTACGTGGAGACACCCCACCGTACCATGGAGAGTCGTACCCCACCGTACCATGGAGAGTCGTACCCCACCGTACCATGGAGAGTCATACTCCACCGTACCATGGGGAGTCGTACCCCACCGCACCATGGACAGCCGTACCCAGCCGTACCATGGAGAGTCATACTCCACCGTACCATGGAGAGTCGTACCCCACCGTACCATGGACAGCCGTACCATGGAGAGCCGTACACAGCCGTACCACGGAGAGTCGTACTCCACCGTACCATGGAGAGTCGTACCCCACCGTACCATGGAGAGTCATACTCTACCGTACCATGGAGAGTCATACTTCACCGTATTATGGAGAGTCATACCCCACCGTACCATGGAGAGTCGTACCCCACCGTACCATGGAGAGTCATACTCCTCCGTACCATGGAGAGTCGTACCCCACCGTACCATGGAGAGTCGTACCCCACCGTACCATGGAGAGTCACCGTACCATGGAGAGTCGTACCCCACCGTACCATGGAGAGTCATACCCCCCTCCGTACCATGGAGAGTCATACTCATCCGTACCATGGAGAGTCATAGTTCACCGTATTATGGAGAGTCATACCCCACAGTACCATGGAGGGTCGTTCTTCACCGTACCATGGAGAGTCGTTCTTCACCGTACCATGGAGAGTCGTTCTCCAACATACCTTATAGGTGTGCAGCACGTGGTCCTTGA